A window of the Halobacterium hubeiense genome harbors these coding sequences:
- a CDS encoding 30S ribosomal protein S15 codes for MARMHTRRRGSSGSDRPAADEPPEWSDVDEDAIEDRVVELAEQGHDPSQIGLKLRDEGVQGTPIPDVKLATGKKVTEILEENDAEPDLPEDFRNLLEQAVRLREHVQENGQDHQNKRALQNTESKIRRLADYYRGDELDEDFKYSYENAVELLE; via the coding sequence ATGGCACGAATGCACACGCGCCGCCGCGGGTCGTCCGGCTCGGACCGCCCGGCGGCAGACGAACCACCGGAGTGGAGCGACGTAGACGAAGACGCAATCGAGGACCGCGTGGTGGAGCTCGCCGAGCAGGGGCACGACCCCTCGCAGATCGGCCTGAAGCTCCGCGACGAGGGCGTGCAGGGCACGCCGATTCCGGACGTCAAACTGGCGACCGGGAAGAAGGTCACCGAGATTCTCGAGGAGAACGACGCCGAACCGGACCTCCCCGAGGACTTCCGGAACCTGCTGGAGCAGGCCGTTCGCCTGCGCGAGCACGTTCAGGAGAACGGGCAGGACCACCAGAACAAGCGCGCGCTCCAGAACACGGAGTCCAAGATTCGTCGCCTCGCGGACTACTACCGCGGCGACGAGCTCGACGAGGACTTCAAGTACTCCTACGAGAACGCGGTCGAACTGCTCGAATAG
- a CDS encoding KEOPS complex subunit Pcc1 — translation MTRHATITTAVPNPELVAAAVRPDNTAEMDTQVTEDAVVTRIEREDTGGLQSTVDDYVVNVTVAREVAQHANRHTTNES, via the coding sequence GTGACGCGGCACGCGACGATCACGACCGCGGTACCGAACCCGGAGCTCGTCGCAGCCGCCGTCCGCCCCGACAACACCGCCGAGATGGACACGCAGGTCACCGAGGACGCCGTCGTCACGCGCATCGAGCGCGAGGACACCGGCGGCCTCCAGTCGACCGTCGACGACTACGTCGTGAACGTCACGGTGGCACGCGAAGTCGCACAGCACGCAAACCGACACACGACAAACGAATCATGA
- a CDS encoding 30S ribosomal protein S3ae, whose translation MSERSVSKQNQEKRWYTVLAPEEFDRQELGETPAEEPEQVYDRTIETTLDELVDGGENNVKLTFQVDDVGSDTASTEFVKHELTRDYKRSLVRRGSSKIGVTITVLTTDDYRVKIQPVAYTTKQADQSQQKAIRRTMIDLVEEAGEERTFEALIDSITEGRLSSAIYDEANTIYPLRRVEVQKATLEAPPEEVHEEEETSVGVEDEA comes from the coding sequence ATGAGCGAACGTTCCGTATCCAAGCAGAACCAAGAGAAACGGTGGTACACCGTGCTCGCGCCGGAGGAGTTCGACCGGCAGGAGCTCGGCGAGACGCCCGCCGAAGAGCCAGAACAGGTCTACGACCGAACCATCGAGACGACGCTCGACGAACTCGTCGACGGCGGCGAGAACAACGTCAAGCTCACCTTCCAGGTGGACGACGTCGGCAGCGACACCGCCTCGACTGAGTTCGTGAAGCACGAGCTCACGCGGGACTACAAGCGCAGTCTCGTGCGCCGCGGGTCGTCGAAGATCGGCGTGACCATCACGGTCCTCACGACGGACGACTACCGCGTGAAGATTCAGCCGGTCGCGTACACCACGAAGCAGGCCGACCAGAGCCAGCAGAAGGCCATCCGCCGCACGATGATCGACCTCGTCGAGGAAGCCGGCGAGGAGCGCACGTTCGAGGCGCTCATCGACTCCATCACGGAGGGCCGGCTCTCCTCGGCCATCTACGACGAAGCGAACACGATCTACCCGCTTCGCCGCGTGGAAGTCCAGAAGGCGACGCTGGAAGCGCCGCCCGAGGAAGTCCACGAGGAAGAGGAGACGTCCGTCGGCGTCGAAGACGAAGCCTAA
- a CDS encoding plastocyanin/azurin family copper-binding protein, whose product MQRRAFLATAGAGVAAALAGCIGPSLSSSEYDIGMQSNAFVPEPAVEGNDVPTFEAAVGDTVVWANTGSRNHTVTAYGDGIPDGAEYWASGGFDSEQAAREAWENSIGSGGIVRPSETYEHTFEVAGDHYYVCIPHEGAGMLGKVVVTE is encoded by the coding sequence ATGCAACGCCGGGCGTTCCTCGCCACAGCAGGGGCTGGCGTCGCAGCGGCGCTGGCCGGCTGTATCGGCCCGTCGCTGTCCAGCTCCGAGTACGACATCGGGATGCAGTCGAACGCGTTCGTCCCCGAGCCCGCCGTCGAGGGGAACGACGTGCCGACGTTCGAGGCGGCAGTCGGCGACACCGTCGTCTGGGCGAACACCGGCTCCCGGAACCACACCGTCACCGCCTACGGGGACGGCATCCCCGACGGCGCGGAGTACTGGGCGTCCGGCGGCTTCGACAGCGAGCAGGCCGCCCGCGAGGCGTGGGAGAACAGCATCGGCAGCGGCGGCATCGTCCGGCCGAGCGAGACCTACGAGCACACCTTCGAGGTGGCCGGCGACCACTACTACGTCTGCATCCCCCACGAGGGCGCGGGGATGCTCGGGAAGGTCGTCGTCACCGAGTGA
- a CDS encoding protein sorting system archaetidylserine synthase (This PssA-like phosphatidyltransferase, along with a PssD-like decarboxylase, is required in Haloarchaea for the archaeosortase ArtA to replace the PGF-CTERM sorting signal with a C-terminal lipid anchor.) yields MQPRFVGRLGVADAVTAANAALGFVAVVAATVDVALAARLVLLAAIADGLDGVLARKYGGTPAGEHLDSLADVASFSVAPAFLVAVVARNAWGFESAWGVVALAACALFVAAGVVRLGLYTAYDTGNDHTEGVPTTLAATLLAAGVLAGVGHPRIVVAAVAVLTLLMVSRITYPDLYSRDALAMGAVQAAAVLAPTLGPRLFPRALLAWATAYLLLAPRFYWRGEGKRS; encoded by the coding sequence ATGCAACCCCGCTTCGTCGGCCGGTTGGGCGTCGCGGACGCCGTGACAGCGGCGAACGCGGCGCTCGGCTTCGTGGCCGTCGTGGCGGCGACCGTCGACGTGGCGCTGGCCGCGCGGCTGGTGTTGCTCGCCGCCATCGCGGACGGCCTCGACGGCGTGCTCGCGCGCAAGTACGGCGGGACGCCGGCCGGCGAACACCTCGACTCGCTGGCGGACGTGGCCTCGTTCAGCGTCGCGCCCGCGTTCCTCGTCGCTGTCGTCGCGCGGAACGCGTGGGGCTTCGAGAGCGCGTGGGGGGTCGTCGCGCTCGCGGCGTGCGCGCTGTTCGTCGCCGCGGGCGTCGTCCGCCTCGGGCTCTACACGGCCTACGACACGGGCAACGACCACACGGAGGGCGTGCCGACGACGCTCGCCGCGACCCTGCTGGCGGCGGGCGTCCTCGCCGGCGTCGGCCATCCGCGCATCGTTGTCGCCGCCGTCGCCGTACTCACGCTGCTGATGGTGTCCCGAATCACGTACCCCGACCTCTACTCGCGGGACGCCCTCGCGATGGGCGCCGTGCAGGCCGCCGCCGTGCTCGCGCCCACGCTCGGCCCGCGGCTGTTCCCGCGCGCCCTGCTGGCGTGGGCGACCGCGTACCTCCTCCTCGCACCGCGATTCTACTGGCGGGGCGAAGGGAAACGCTCATAG
- a CDS encoding HEAT repeat domain-containing protein gives MSDGDEEPEESADAPAPDVDVETLQERLDDAADALESAETEADLDDVEAILDGVESDLEAADLPEPDEDDEEDPADEIESRLSDLRDDLEAQRGPYAEDVVAAIEDAQSTLESTRWTEQGEDELQAAVSEYLDAAADPLGEAFAGGDVADPEALAEELDAVAEAVDAAGLDPDEDAETIEALTEATDALTAGVEDAQEWDDLSVRQKLRAEGYYEVINQKHKDFPPEWTALKQWEKRENVEMILLCLEHMGDSEFMERHCLEALKRVASEEALEEVGQRAARRDTLAVEIVGRIGSEDGIEHVVDFVDAEGNPELRTTALKSLGEIGSEESTQDVADQLVADNDSVRSRAARSLGLIGDTRAIDPLTDVLADDDSDTVRASAAWALVQIGTERALEAAAEYADDRAYIVEQEAQKAADALDADAAEAAA, from the coding sequence ATGAGCGACGGGGACGAGGAACCCGAGGAGTCGGCCGACGCGCCGGCCCCGGACGTGGACGTAGAAACGCTTCAGGAGCGTCTCGACGACGCCGCCGACGCCCTCGAGAGCGCCGAGACGGAGGCCGACCTCGACGACGTCGAAGCCATCCTCGACGGCGTCGAGTCGGACCTCGAAGCGGCGGACCTCCCGGAACCCGACGAGGACGACGAGGAGGACCCCGCCGACGAAATCGAGTCCCGGCTGTCCGACCTCCGCGACGACCTCGAAGCCCAGCGTGGGCCGTACGCCGAGGACGTCGTCGCGGCAATCGAGGACGCCCAGTCCACGCTGGAGTCGACGCGCTGGACCGAGCAGGGCGAAGACGAACTGCAGGCGGCGGTCAGCGAGTACCTCGACGCCGCCGCCGACCCGCTCGGCGAAGCGTTCGCCGGCGGCGACGTCGCCGACCCGGAGGCGCTCGCGGAGGAACTCGACGCGGTCGCAGAGGCCGTCGACGCCGCGGGCCTCGACCCCGACGAGGACGCCGAGACCATCGAAGCGCTCACCGAGGCGACCGACGCGCTCACCGCGGGCGTCGAGGACGCCCAGGAGTGGGACGACCTCTCGGTCCGGCAGAAGCTCCGCGCGGAGGGCTACTACGAGGTCATCAACCAGAAGCACAAGGACTTCCCTCCGGAGTGGACGGCGCTCAAGCAGTGGGAGAAGCGCGAGAACGTCGAGATGATTCTGCTGTGCCTCGAACACATGGGCGACTCCGAGTTCATGGAGCGCCACTGCTTGGAGGCGCTCAAGCGCGTCGCCAGCGAGGAAGCCCTCGAGGAGGTCGGGCAGCGCGCCGCGCGCCGCGACACGCTCGCCGTCGAAATCGTCGGCCGCATCGGCAGCGAGGACGGCATCGAGCACGTCGTCGACTTCGTGGACGCCGAGGGCAACCCCGAGCTCCGCACGACCGCGCTGAAGTCTCTGGGCGAAATCGGCAGCGAGGAGTCCACGCAGGACGTCGCCGACCAGCTGGTCGCGGACAACGACAGCGTGCGCAGCCGCGCGGCGCGCTCGCTTGGCCTCATCGGTGACACGCGCGCCATCGACCCGCTGACGGACGTCCTCGCCGACGACGACAGCGACACGGTGCGGGCGTCCGCGGCGTGGGCGCTCGTCCAGATCGGCACCGAGCGCGCGCTCGAAGCCGCCGCCGAGTACGCCGACGACCGCGCGTACATCGTCGAACAGGAGGCGCAGAAGGCCGCCGATGCGCTCGACGCCGACGCCGCCGAAGCCGCCGCGTAG
- a CDS encoding phospholipase D-like domain-containing protein, producing the protein MLARLAVAALLASATITAVAPNPASDGDAGEFVAVTFDEPTNTTGWTLADSNDAANLPNRTLSGAVALSTQPAAARNRTDLPVVGLNGSLALANGGETVELRAGNATVDELAYANAPTAERWNGSEWTPLGASSFAPFAAANVSVSAFALPDAAGPPIQTLESADQRLFLAGYTFTSARATRALAAAAERGVDVRVLVEGGVAGGAPSPEDQRLDALRAAGVEVRVLDGERARYSFHHAKYAVADDRAVVLSENWKPSGSGGHGNRGWGVTVADSTVADHLAGVFRADTNWADAKSWETVRENFTVVDGEPATESYPTRFPQVDAEADGVRVLVAPDNARSGVRDLVASAEESLVVEQASLDRNGAFTNWTIDAARRGVRVRVLLSGKWYVRADNRNTTERLNRVAAEESLNLDAKLVEPRSRFEKVHVKGAVVDGERALVGSLNWNEHAATENREVVVVVEDDAVADYFQRAFRADWRGGAWRLPVALAAVVAVAAVAAAACARRIEFGGDSDVGRDGFWQESRE; encoded by the coding sequence GTGCTCGCGCGCCTCGCGGTCGCCGCACTGCTCGCGTCGGCGACCATCACGGCCGTCGCGCCCAACCCTGCCAGCGACGGCGACGCCGGTGAGTTCGTCGCCGTCACGTTCGACGAGCCGACGAACACGACCGGCTGGACGCTCGCCGACTCCAACGACGCCGCCAACCTCCCGAACCGCACGCTCTCCGGGGCGGTCGCGCTCTCGACGCAGCCAGCGGCCGCCCGCAACCGCACCGACCTCCCGGTCGTCGGGCTGAACGGCTCGCTGGCGCTCGCGAACGGCGGCGAGACGGTCGAACTCCGCGCCGGGAACGCGACCGTGGACGAACTCGCGTACGCGAACGCGCCGACTGCCGAGCGGTGGAACGGGAGCGAGTGGACGCCGCTGGGCGCGTCCTCGTTCGCGCCGTTCGCCGCCGCGAACGTCTCCGTGTCCGCGTTCGCGCTCCCGGACGCCGCCGGCCCGCCGATACAGACGCTCGAATCCGCCGACCAGCGGCTCTTCCTCGCCGGCTACACGTTCACGTCCGCACGCGCCACTCGCGCGCTCGCCGCGGCCGCCGAGCGGGGCGTGGACGTGCGCGTGCTCGTGGAGGGCGGCGTTGCGGGCGGCGCGCCCAGCCCGGAGGACCAGCGCCTCGACGCGCTCCGTGCCGCGGGCGTCGAGGTCCGCGTCCTCGACGGCGAGCGCGCCCGGTACAGTTTCCACCACGCCAAGTACGCCGTCGCCGACGACCGCGCGGTCGTCCTCTCGGAGAACTGGAAGCCCTCGGGCAGCGGCGGCCACGGCAACCGCGGCTGGGGCGTCACGGTCGCTGACTCGACAGTTGCCGACCACCTCGCGGGCGTGTTCCGCGCGGACACGAACTGGGCGGACGCCAAATCGTGGGAGACCGTTCGAGAGAACTTCACCGTCGTGGACGGCGAGCCCGCCACGGAGTCCTACCCCACGCGGTTCCCGCAGGTGGACGCCGAGGCCGACGGCGTCCGCGTGCTGGTCGCGCCCGACAACGCGCGCTCGGGAGTCCGCGACCTCGTCGCGTCCGCCGAGGAGTCGCTGGTCGTCGAGCAGGCGAGCCTCGACCGGAACGGCGCGTTCACGAACTGGACCATCGACGCCGCGCGGCGGGGCGTCCGGGTGCGCGTGCTACTCTCCGGGAAGTGGTACGTTCGCGCGGACAACCGCAACACGACGGAGCGCCTGAACCGCGTCGCCGCCGAGGAGAGCCTGAATCTGGACGCGAAGCTCGTGGAGCCGCGGTCGCGCTTCGAGAAAGTCCACGTCAAGGGCGCCGTCGTGGACGGCGAGCGCGCGCTCGTGGGGAGCCTGAACTGGAACGAGCACGCCGCCACCGAGAACCGCGAAGTCGTGGTCGTCGTTGAGGACGACGCGGTCGCGGACTACTTCCAGCGGGCGTTCCGCGCGGACTGGCGCGGCGGCGCGTGGCGGCTTCCGGTCGCGCTCGCCGCGGTCGTCGCCGTCGCCGCGGTCGCCGCCGCGGCCTGCGCTCGGCGCATCGAGTTCGGCGGCGACAGCGACGTCGGCCGCGACGGCTTCTGGCAGGAGAGCAGAGAGTGA
- a CDS encoding DHH family phosphoesterase, whose translation MTDASSGDGPDRPVVVDLHSSCTTQEVESGEYYHATVNGVVDYGVFVDLSEHVSGLVHESTFDGEQDLAVDDDVVVKLTEVRENGDLSFELAALDDYETVEREHSYDRIDAETVGDHVGETVHVEGEVVQIKQTGGPTIFRVRDETSAVPCTAFEAAGVRAHPVVEVGDLVHVKGDVEEREGTYQIEVTEIDVLDGETAADVAGRLDAALAERAEPIDVDPLVDWPALEGMLPELRSVARTLRRAVLEGRPIRMRHHADGDGMAASVPVQYALTQFIEDAHQDADAARHLLKRLPSKAPYYEMEDATRDLNFALGDRARHGQKLPLLLMLDNGSTEEDTPAYKALNNYDIPIVVVDHHHPDPDAVDPLVEEHVNPYLHGEDYRITTGMLCVELARMIYPGLTEELEHVPAVAGLSDRSKADEMTDYLELAREAGYDDEFLQNISEALDYEAYMLRYDPGTQLINDILNVNGDEERHRELVPFLANRAAEDVAEQLDAATPHVEHERVANGANLYRIDVENHAHRFTYPAPGKTTGEIHDRKVEETGEPVITIGYGPDFAVLRSDGVRLDIPTMVEELNEELPGAGVSGGGHLVVGSIRFVPGMREEVLDALIEKMAEAELDEELHTAPKR comes from the coding sequence ATGACTGACGCTTCCTCCGGCGACGGGCCCGACCGCCCGGTCGTCGTCGACCTCCACTCCTCGTGTACCACGCAGGAGGTCGAATCCGGCGAGTACTACCACGCGACCGTCAACGGCGTCGTCGACTACGGCGTCTTCGTCGACCTCTCCGAGCACGTCTCCGGGCTCGTCCACGAGTCCACGTTCGACGGCGAGCAGGACCTCGCCGTCGACGACGACGTCGTCGTGAAGCTCACGGAAGTCCGGGAGAACGGCGACCTGAGCTTCGAACTCGCTGCCCTCGACGACTACGAGACCGTCGAGCGCGAGCACAGCTACGACCGCATCGACGCCGAGACCGTCGGCGACCACGTCGGCGAGACCGTCCACGTCGAGGGCGAGGTCGTCCAGATCAAGCAGACCGGCGGCCCGACCATCTTCCGCGTGCGCGACGAGACCAGCGCCGTCCCGTGTACGGCCTTCGAGGCCGCCGGCGTCCGCGCGCACCCGGTCGTGGAAGTCGGCGACCTCGTCCACGTGAAAGGCGACGTCGAGGAGCGCGAGGGCACCTACCAAATCGAAGTCACGGAAATCGACGTGCTCGACGGCGAGACCGCCGCCGACGTCGCGGGCCGGCTGGACGCCGCGCTCGCCGAGCGCGCCGAACCCATCGACGTTGACCCGCTCGTCGACTGGCCGGCGCTGGAGGGGATGCTGCCGGAGCTTCGGTCGGTCGCGCGCACGCTCCGCCGCGCGGTACTGGAAGGGCGCCCGATTCGGATGCGCCACCACGCCGACGGCGACGGCATGGCCGCCAGCGTCCCCGTCCAGTACGCGCTCACGCAGTTCATCGAGGACGCCCACCAGGACGCCGACGCCGCCCGCCACCTCCTCAAGCGCCTCCCCAGCAAGGCCCCCTACTACGAGATGGAGGACGCCACCCGCGACCTCAACTTCGCGCTGGGGGACCGCGCGCGCCACGGACAGAAGCTCCCCCTGCTCCTCATGCTGGACAACGGCAGCACCGAGGAGGACACGCCCGCGTACAAGGCCCTGAACAACTACGACATCCCCATCGTCGTCGTCGACCACCACCACCCCGACCCCGACGCCGTGGACCCGCTCGTCGAGGAGCACGTCAACCCCTACCTGCACGGCGAGGACTACCGCATCACGACCGGGATGCTCTGCGTCGAGCTCGCGCGCATGATCTACCCCGGGCTCACCGAGGAGCTCGAACACGTCCCCGCCGTCGCTGGCCTGTCGGACCGTTCGAAGGCCGACGAGATGACCGACTACCTCGAACTCGCCCGCGAGGCCGGCTACGACGACGAGTTCCTCCAGAACATCAGCGAGGCGCTGGACTACGAGGCGTACATGCTGCGCTACGACCCCGGCACGCAGCTCATCAACGACATCCTCAACGTGAACGGCGACGAGGAGCGCCACCGCGAGCTCGTGCCGTTCCTCGCGAACCGCGCCGCCGAGGACGTCGCCGAGCAACTGGACGCGGCGACCCCGCACGTCGAACACGAGCGCGTCGCCAACGGCGCGAACCTCTACCGCATCGACGTCGAGAACCACGCCCACCGGTTCACGTACCCCGCGCCGGGAAAGACCACGGGCGAAATCCACGACCGCAAGGTCGAGGAGACCGGCGAACCCGTCATCACCATCGGCTACGGCCCGGACTTCGCGGTCCTCCGGTCGGACGGCGTGCGCCTCGACATCCCGACGATGGTCGAGGAGCTCAACGAGGAGCTGCCGGGCGCAGGCGTCTCCGGCGGCGGCCACCTCGTCGTCGGCTCCATCCGCTTCGTCCCCGGGATGCGCGAGGAAGTGCTGGACGCGCTCATCGAGAAGATGGCGGAAGCCGAACTCGACGAGGAACTCCACACCGCGCCGAAGCGGTAG
- a CDS encoding Mov34/MPN/PAD-1 family protein, translating to MLFGGRPDVVGIAREALEFAMEAAEDSHPNEYLGLLRGTPAKEFDAGPDDGYVVTDVLMVPGTETNPVSATFNSSQVPNDMRNVGSVHSHPNGVLAPSDADRATFGKGDVHIILGAPYDPNSWRAFDNEGEPRSLDVYDVALPEPESFFDFTQEDIDEEL from the coding sequence ATGCTGTTCGGTGGGCGTCCCGACGTCGTCGGCATCGCGCGGGAAGCCCTGGAGTTCGCGATGGAGGCCGCCGAGGACAGCCATCCGAACGAGTACCTCGGCCTGCTCCGCGGCACGCCCGCCAAGGAGTTCGACGCCGGCCCCGACGACGGCTACGTCGTCACGGACGTGTTGATGGTGCCGGGCACGGAAACCAACCCCGTGAGCGCGACGTTCAACTCCAGTCAAGTCCCCAACGACATGCGCAACGTCGGGAGCGTCCACTCCCACCCCAACGGCGTGCTCGCGCCCTCCGACGCCGACCGCGCGACGTTCGGCAAGGGCGACGTCCACATCATCCTCGGCGCGCCCTACGACCCGAACTCGTGGCGCGCGTTCGACAACGAGGGCGAACCCCGGAGCCTCGACGTCTACGACGTCGCGCTCCCCGAACCCGAATCGTTTTTCGACTTCACGCAGGAAGACATCGACGAGGAACTGTGA
- a CDS encoding adenylyltransferase/cytidyltransferase family protein, translating to MRRVVAQGTFDLIHPGHIHYLEDAAAMGDELHVIVARRENVTHKEPPVLPNRQRRDVVAALDAVDKARVGHESDIFAPIEDIDPDVIALGFDQHHDDDAIEAELAERGVDCSVERASAREKRYDGELLSTGTIIDRILEQRG from the coding sequence GTGAGACGAGTCGTCGCGCAGGGGACCTTCGATTTGATTCACCCCGGCCACATTCACTACCTGGAGGACGCCGCCGCGATGGGCGACGAACTGCACGTCATCGTCGCGCGCCGCGAGAACGTCACCCACAAGGAACCGCCCGTGCTCCCGAACCGCCAGCGCCGCGACGTCGTCGCCGCCCTCGACGCCGTCGACAAAGCCCGCGTCGGCCACGAGTCCGACATCTTCGCGCCCATCGAGGACATCGACCCCGACGTCATCGCGCTGGGCTTCGACCAGCACCACGACGACGACGCCATCGAAGCCGAACTCGCCGAGCGCGGCGTCGACTGCTCGGTGGAGCGCGCGTCGGCCCGCGAAAAGCGCTACGACGGCGAACTCCTCTCGACGGGCACCATCATCGACCGGATTCTCGAGCAGCGCGGCTAG
- a CDS encoding DUF726 domain-containing protein, whose translation MVTTRGRLDAADPTERVGSWDFDEADEVVLYVHGLNADAESARDQAYTARLGLAAAGATAEADGPPVVGYSWTSNVDWGPAKQNADANAAPLADWVAAWADDDGRPLHLFAHSLGARVTGAALRRLADRGQTDALASVSLFGGAIPNDSVGTDGRYGSAIAAVDAPVYNFHSRNDRVLGWVYRLSDGTRAVGHGGLAGSANAPAGYEDVDVTDLVADHYSYIEPEEGCLPRAVGRIGIE comes from the coding sequence ATGGTGACGACCCGGGGGCGACTCGACGCCGCGGACCCGACAGAGCGAGTTGGCTCGTGGGACTTCGACGAGGCCGACGAAGTGGTCCTATACGTCCACGGGCTCAACGCGGACGCCGAGTCGGCCCGCGACCAAGCCTACACCGCTCGGCTGGGGCTCGCGGCGGCGGGAGCGACTGCGGAAGCTGACGGCCCGCCGGTCGTCGGCTACTCGTGGACGTCGAACGTGGACTGGGGGCCGGCGAAGCAGAACGCGGACGCCAACGCCGCCCCGCTCGCCGACTGGGTGGCGGCGTGGGCGGACGACGACGGGCGACCGCTCCACCTGTTCGCGCACTCGCTCGGCGCCCGTGTGACGGGGGCGGCCCTCCGCAGGCTCGCCGACCGCGGGCAGACGGATGCCCTCGCCTCGGTGTCGCTGTTCGGCGGGGCGATTCCGAACGACAGCGTCGGGACCGACGGGCGATACGGCTCCGCCATCGCGGCGGTCGATGCGCCCGTCTACAACTTCCACAGTCGGAACGACCGCGTCCTCGGCTGGGTCTACCGCCTCTCGGACGGGACGCGCGCAGTCGGTCACGGCGGACTCGCAGGGTCGGCAAACGCGCCCGCCGGCTACGAGGACGTCGACGTCACGGACCTGGTGGCGGACCACTACTCGTACATCGAGCCCGAGGAGGGGTGCCTGCCGCGAGCAGTCGGCCGCATCGGCATCGAGTGA
- a CDS encoding acyl-CoA dehydrogenase family protein, with product MDFDLPDEHRMIRDTVREFAEAEIEPIAWDIEEEHRFPEEVFAELADLDMMGVPVSEEYGGLGGDQLMYALVAEELGGVSGSIGLSYAAHVSLASKPIELFGTEEQKEKWLRPLAEGEYLGSWALTEPDSGSDASDMDTTAEKDGDEYVLNGTKQFITNASVAGSVLVKAVTDPEAGYGGISTFIVDPEADDGFEVTTEWEKMGLNASPTCEITFDDCRIPAERLLGEEGDGWEQTKKTLDGGRISIAALSTGLAQGAYEAAKEYAVEREQFGQPISEFDAIRNKLVSMHRKTERARLLTHKAATRYDDGESVTRESALAKLDASEAAREVAEDAVQTLGGYGYTTDFAPQRFFRDAKLMEIGEGTSEIQHLVIGRELGL from the coding sequence ATGGACTTCGACCTTCCCGACGAACACCGGATGATTCGGGACACCGTCAGGGAGTTCGCGGAGGCGGAAATCGAGCCCATCGCGTGGGACATCGAGGAGGAACACCGGTTCCCCGAGGAGGTGTTCGCGGAGCTCGCGGACCTCGACATGATGGGCGTGCCCGTTAGCGAGGAGTACGGCGGGCTCGGCGGCGACCAGCTGATGTACGCGCTCGTCGCGGAGGAGCTCGGCGGGGTCTCGGGCTCCATCGGGCTGTCGTACGCCGCGCACGTCTCGCTGGCGTCGAAGCCAATCGAGCTGTTCGGCACCGAGGAGCAAAAAGAGAAGTGGCTTCGCCCGCTCGCGGAGGGCGAGTACCTCGGGTCGTGGGCGCTCACCGAGCCCGATAGTGGGAGCGACGCCAGCGACATGGACACGACCGCCGAGAAGGACGGCGACGAGTACGTGCTCAACGGCACGAAGCAGTTCATCACGAACGCCTCCGTCGCGGGCAGTGTGCTCGTGAAGGCGGTCACGGACCCCGAGGCTGGCTACGGCGGCATCTCCACGTTCATCGTCGACCCCGAGGCGGACGACGGCTTCGAGGTCACCACCGAGTGGGAGAAGATGGGGCTGAACGCCTCCCCCACCTGCGAAATCACCTTCGACGACTGCCGCATCCCCGCCGAGCGCCTGCTCGGCGAGGAGGGCGACGGCTGGGAGCAGACGAAGAAGACCCTCGACGGCGGCCGCATCTCCATCGCCGCGCTCTCCACGGGCCTCGCGCAGGGCGCCTACGAGGCCGCCAAGGAGTACGCCGTCGAGCGCGAGCAGTTCGGCCAGCCCATCTCGGAGTTCGACGCCATCCGGAACAAGCTCGTCTCCATGCACCGCAAGACCGAGCGCGCGCGCCTCCTCACGCACAAGGCCGCGACGCGCTACGACGACGGCGAGTCCGTCACGCGGGAGTCCGCGCTCGCGAAGCTCGACGCCAGCGAGGCCGCCCGCGAGGTCGCCGAGGACGCCGTCCAGACGCTCGGCGGCTACGGCTACACCACGGACTTCGCGCCCCAGCGGTTCTTCCGCGACGCAAAGCTCATGGAAATCGGCGAGGGCACCAGCGAGATTCAGCACCTCGTCATCGGCCGCGAACTCGGGCTGTAG